GAAACTCAATAGATGGTATACCCTTACCGCCTCCATTGATAGTAGTGAAATACTTAAAAGAGCAAAACTTAAATTTCAAATTGACGATGAGGTGTTCACTGTTACTGACAGAAACTCGATAAAAAGCGGAAAAGCTGGGCTCGAAGTCTCAGGTGCGCAAGTTCGGTTTGATGATGTTGAAATCACAGGAAGTAATATTCCGGACGGCGGTCCTGGAACCCTCTCGGTAGAACCGAGCGGCAAGCTTGCTACTACATGGGGAAAACTCAAACGCCAATAATAGAAGTGGACAAGTTACCACCTGTTATAGACATAGCACTCTGCTGGAGTGCAGTCGCTTAAATACGACTTTTCTTATAGACATATTACCCCTTTGGGGTGAGGAAAGTGCGTGAAAAATCTCCTCGAACCTTCAAAACTTGTAAGTAGCAACTTGGGTTATATTACTCTATCAGGGGAGATGACAAGAATATGACTTGACGATTTTATCTGGATCCTTCATTTAGAAATTGGTTGAACAGGGTGCGAACCGCTTTGGTAATTGCTATGAGCGTTAAAGCATCGTTATCTCTGTTTACATTCTGGAAAGTTAATAATTGGTTTTCGCTTCCTCAAAATGTTAACTTAAGGTTAGTCTTATCCCACTGCCCTTTCACTGTTCCCGGTGCTCTACCGGGCAATTTCCATAAATTTGCTCCACTTAATATCTACCAACGATACCCCTTAGTACCACGCGTTATGTGGTCACTTCAAAGGGTACATCTGTTTTGTCAGATGTGATTTACACGAAAGGAGATGTATGCGCAATACAATCGTTTATAGACATTGGCTCCCTGGCGATGATGACGCTGTCTTGGCATTTCGACCTGTCAACGAAGATTGGTTTCGACATAAGTTTGATGATGAAAACCTTGAACCTGAGGGGATTCGTTTGGCGTTTCTCGGTGAAAGGGTTGTTGGACATGTAATGGGTGAACGCACTACACTCTGTATTGAAGGAAAGATCCAGGAATTCGGAGAGGTTATGGATGTCTTTGTCGCCCCGGATATACGTCGGCAAGGCATTGCAACCCGCCTGATGCAAGAAGTGCACGCGTACTTTGAAAGGAAAGGTTATCGCGGAAGTATCCTTGCCCCAGATATGGAGGCTTCTCGTCGGTTATATCGGAAAGTCGGATATCAGGAGATTACCAGAACGTTACAAACACAACTTTTGCCGAGGGCTGGTGTTTCCCAACTCAGATGGACAGACACATGGCTTGAGGATTTAAGCATTTTATATCAATTGGACTGGAGATGGGCAAGACAAAATTTTCGAGTTTGCTGGGAACCAGGGCACGTGAAGGTAAATCAGTCCAATTTGAATAATTACCGCGTCCTACGTCGCGATAGCGACATCATTGGTTACGTAGAATGGTCTGAGTCGTCGGAAGGTTATTCAGAAGGATTGATTTATGACCCTATTGTGCTCGATGTAGGTCCAACGGAGGTTATCAAATCAATTCAGACAGTGATTCCTGCACCACTGGCATGGAAGACTTGTATCGGAAGCAGATATGAAGATCCACTTCGGAACCTTGGATGCTTACTTGAGGAAACAGAGGGCAGTGAAATGATTTTATTTTTTGGGCAGCAGATTGATTTGACGAGACAATTCCGAACCTTTTCGTAGCAAGCAGAATTTGATATTCAGGGGCACAATGAAACATCTGACCTATCACGAGTGGGCAGTGCTACCCTTTTTCCCTTGATTTACCGCTTCTTTCCTGTTAAACTTAAAAAAATTGAGGCATCTCGTTCTCTGTTTTGCAAACCCGTACCTTGGAAACGAGCGAAGTTCAAACCACACCGGTAAACCAAAAAGCAGAATTGATTAATCTATTGAGAGAAAAGATAAAAAATAACATCTTTCTTGCAGTCTCGGTGCTGCTGTGCCTCTTTATCTTGATCGAGGTGAACTATCCGCAGCTTGCACCACAATCTGAGTTGGCGTTCTTCGCGATGCTGGGGTTAATAGTGGTGTTTTTGAAATACCCTGTTCACTCACGTTTTGCGGACACTCCTGTTTTTCAAGCACTTGATTTTGTGCTGATAGGCAGCGTGATTGTCTGCTTCGGTTATGTTGTCGGTCAAACGGAACCGCTCTTTCGAGCATTTTGGTTAGATGGTAAATCCCTCGGGGACCGGGCGGGGGCGGAGCGGCTATTGGATTATGTGGTTGGCGGGTTTGGACTTATCTTGATTTTGGAAGGGACGCGCCGTTCTATTGGTGTGACACTCCCGCTGCTCTCTCTTGCGTTTCTTCTTTACGCTGGTTTTGGTCAGTTTATGCCGGATGGGTTATTCCCGCATCGCGGGTATTCCGTTCAACGGATTGTCAGCCAGACGTTTCTGCACAGTCAAGGCACATTTGGTGTCGCGCTGCGAGTGATGTTCACTTATGTTTTTCTTTTTGTGTTGTTTGGGACGTTGTTGGAACGCACGGGGGCAACGGGTTATGTTTTAGATTTAGCGAGGCGCGTGTTTGGTTCAAGTGCAGGCGCGCCCGCAAAGGTCGCGGTGTTGGGCAGCGGTCTGATGGGATCGTTGTCGGGTTCTGCTGTTGCGAACACCGCAACGACCGGCACGTTCACGATTCCGTTGATGCGACGTGCTGGATTCCAACCGGCGATGGCCGGAGGTATTGAAGCTGCTGCGAGTTCTGGTGGCGCGTTGGTCCCACCGATTATGGGGGCGGGCGCGTATATGATGCTCGAAATCGTAGAGCCTGCTGTTACGTATTTTGAGATCATTAAAGCTGCATTACTACCAGCAATCCTTTACTATGTGGCGATGTTGTGTATGGTGCATTTTTTGGCGAAACATATCGGGAACGCCGCGTGGGATAGTGCCTCAGATGTCGATACTACGGACGAAAATCAGGCGCGAGAAAGTGATCAAACGCGTGCGTCTACGGACAAACTTCCTAAGATGCAAGGTGTCGTGTTTTTCACGGCGTTTATCACACTGATTTTCTTCCTGCGAATGGGTGCTACACCCTTCCGGGCGGTGAGTTGGAGTCTGTTAGTTGTATTGGTTGTGGGTCTCTTTCATCCTAAAACCCGCGTCGGAATTTCGGGGATTTCAAAGGCAATGGAGAACGCTGCACAGAGCGGTGTGTCGCTGATTGCAGCTGCAGCGTGTGTCGGTATTATCTTGGGTGTGGTAACGCTAACAGGTATCGGTAGCAAGCTGCCATCAACACTTTTGCCGATTGCGTCTACGAATCTGATGTTAGCGTTATTTTTCCTGATGATTTCGACGATTATTCTGGGGATGGGCTTACCTTCATCGGTCTGTTATCTATTGATGGCTATTTTGGTGGGTCCCGTGCTCCTGGATTTGGGAGTTGTTCCGCTCGCAGCGCATTTTTTCATCTTCTATTTCGGAATGATGTCGATGGTAACCCCACCTGTCGCCTTGGCGGCGTATGCTGCAGCTGCCATCGCGGGTTCGGGGATAATGGCAACGGGATTCGCTGCGTTCAGGTTCGCGCTTGTCGGTTTCGCGCTGCCTTACGTGTTTGTGTTGCGACCGGCGTTACTCTGGTTGAGTGGGGATGGTAGTACGCCGGGAATGTGGACAGTTTTGGGGAATTTCTCACTAACACTGGTTGGGACGGTTATCTTTGCGGCTGCGATTGCTGGCTATATCTTTAGTAGGTTGACGCTATGGACGCGCGGTATTCTGTTTATTGCTGCACTCATTCTCTTTTTTTTACCGACTGGCATACAATTCGTGTGGATTCATGGGATAGTCGTCCTCGCAAGTATTGCCGTTTTCTACTCTAATTGGCAAAAAAAGGAAGCACATCATGAAAAACCCGGTTAGATGGTTGTTGTCCGGCTTACTCGTGCTGTTGTTTTTGCTGCACAACGATTTCTGGTTCTGGAAGACACCGCAGCTCGTTTTAGGAGTGCCGGTAGGGCTGCTCTATCATATCGGTTACTGCTTTGTGGCGACGTTGCTAATGGCAGCCTTCGTCAAAGCACGCGGGGATTGGGGAGAGAAATGAGTCTCGCTATTATTTTTATCTACCTCGCTATGGTGCTGTTGCTCGGTGTTCTGAGCCATAAACTCTTCCGAAACACTGGGGAAGACTACTTCGTCGCGAGTCGGACAATCAATTGGTTTATCCTGTTGATGACGCTTTTTGGCACGAACATGACGGCGTTCTCGATCCTGGGTGCATCGGGTGAAGCCTATCACAGAGGTATCGGTGTTTTTGCGTTGATGGCTTCTTCTTCTGCGATAGTTGTGCCGTGTGTGTTCCTTTTCATCGGAACTCGCTTGTGGCGGCTCGGAAAGCGGTTCGGTTATGTGACACAGGCGCAATACTTCCGCGACCGGTGGGAGTCCGATGGTTTGGGACTGCTTCTTTTCATCGTGTTTGTGTTGCTGCTCATCCCATATCTACTTATCGGGGTGATGGGTGGTGGCGGGACATTGGCGACACTCACAGATGGAAAAATTCCGCAGTGGGGCGGTGGCTTACTCATCTGTGCTGTTGTCCTCTGTTATGTTACCTACAGTGGCATGCGAGGCACTGCCTGGGTAAACACGTTCCAAACGCTCGTTTTCATGACACTCGGGGGTATCACGTTTTTTGTTATCACAAGTCGGATGGGTGGGTTTTCAAACGCGATCTCTAAAGTGGACACGGGTTTGCTGATGCAGGCGGAGCATATAAAACCGTTGGAATTATTGACATATCTCTGTATTCCGCTCTGTGTTGGCATGTTCCCACATATCTTTTCGCATTTCCTAACGGCGAAGGATGTCGGAACATTCCGTTATGCAATTATTCTGTATCCATTGTGTATTGCGGTTGTATGGATTCCGAGCGTACTACTCGGAATATTGGGGAGTGTGGATGTTCCGGGTTTACAGGGTTCGCAGGCAAACAACGTGCTGATTCAGATGATCAGTATGCACGCCCCTGGTGTTTTAGCCGGGTTTCTGGGAGCGGGTGTCTTCGCGGCGATCATGTCCTCACTGGATTCACAATCGCTTGCTATCGGGAGCATGTTCACACACGATATCGTTGAGCATTATCGGCGGGAGGCGTTTTCGGAGAAACAGAAAGTATGGGTGGGTCGCCTAT
Above is a window of Candidatus Poribacteria bacterium DNA encoding:
- a CDS encoding GNAT family N-acetyltransferase yields the protein MRNTIVYRHWLPGDDDAVLAFRPVNEDWFRHKFDDENLEPEGIRLAFLGERVVGHVMGERTTLCIEGKIQEFGEVMDVFVAPDIRRQGIATRLMQEVHAYFERKGYRGSILAPDMEASRRLYRKVGYQEITRTLQTQLLPRAGVSQLRWTDTWLEDLSILYQLDWRWARQNFRVCWEPGHVKVNQSNLNNYRVLRRDSDIIGYVEWSESSEGYSEGLIYDPIVLDVGPTEVIKSIQTVIPAPLAWKTCIGSRYEDPLRNLGCLLEETEGSEMILFFGQQIDLTRQFRTFS
- a CDS encoding TRAP transporter fused permease subunit, with protein sequence METSEVQTTPVNQKAELINLLREKIKNNIFLAVSVLLCLFILIEVNYPQLAPQSELAFFAMLGLIVVFLKYPVHSRFADTPVFQALDFVLIGSVIVCFGYVVGQTEPLFRAFWLDGKSLGDRAGAERLLDYVVGGFGLILILEGTRRSIGVTLPLLSLAFLLYAGFGQFMPDGLFPHRGYSVQRIVSQTFLHSQGTFGVALRVMFTYVFLFVLFGTLLERTGATGYVLDLARRVFGSSAGAPAKVAVLGSGLMGSLSGSAVANTATTGTFTIPLMRRAGFQPAMAGGIEAAASSGGALVPPIMGAGAYMMLEIVEPAVTYFEIIKAALLPAILYYVAMLCMVHFLAKHIGNAAWDSASDVDTTDENQARESDQTRASTDKLPKMQGVVFFTAFITLIFFLRMGATPFRAVSWSLLVVLVVGLFHPKTRVGISGISKAMENAAQSGVSLIAAAACVGIILGVVTLTGIGSKLPSTLLPIASTNLMLALFFLMISTIILGMGLPSSVCYLLMAILVGPVLLDLGVVPLAAHFFIFYFGMMSMVTPPVALAAYAAAAIAGSGIMATGFAAFRFALVGFALPYVFVLRPALLWLSGDGSTPGMWTVLGNFSLTLVGTVIFAAAIAGYIFSRLTLWTRGILFIAALILFFLPTGIQFVWIHGIVVLASIAVFYSNWQKKEAHHEKPG
- a CDS encoding sodium:solute symporter family protein, encoding MSLAIIFIYLAMVLLLGVLSHKLFRNTGEDYFVASRTINWFILLMTLFGTNMTAFSILGASGEAYHRGIGVFALMASSSAIVVPCVFLFIGTRLWRLGKRFGYVTQAQYFRDRWESDGLGLLLFIVFVLLLIPYLLIGVMGGGGTLATLTDGKIPQWGGGLLICAVVLCYVTYSGMRGTAWVNTFQTLVFMTLGGITFFVITSRMGGFSNAISKVDTGLLMQAEHIKPLELLTYLCIPLCVGMFPHIFSHFLTAKDVGTFRYAIILYPLCIAVVWIPSVLLGILGSVDVPGLQGSQANNVLIQMISMHAPGVLAGFLGAGVFAAIMSSLDSQSLAIGSMFTHDIVEHYRREAFSEKQKVWVGRLFVSGVLCITYLISLIATPSIFRLAIWSFTGFAGLFPIVVAALFWRRSTKLGVFAAIISVILLWLYFFLQNWRTPGYSVGGTGIMPAAVLIAVSSVTLIVVSLFTKPPNSQTLEKFFDYNKI